A stretch of the Neptunomonas phycophila genome encodes the following:
- a CDS encoding malic enzyme-like NAD(P)-binding protein yields MSEDLKKAALDYHEFPRPGKISVELSTPAATARDLSLAYSPGVAEPVREIAKDPDNAYRYTAKGNLVAVISNGSAILGLGDLGPLASKPVMEGKSLLFKKFAGIDSIDIEVDAESPQAFIDTVARIAETFGGINLEDIKAPECFEIERALIERCNIPVFHDDQHGTAIVTAAGMINALEVAGKKLEEATIVTLGAGAAAVACMKLLLNMGAKVENIFMLDRKGVIHSGREDLSTEKAIFATETDKRTLDDAIDGADVFVGLSGPNLLSADQLKKMAASPVVFACANPDPEIHPDLAHSTRDDVIMATGRSDFPNQVNNVLGFPFIFRGALDVRASAINEEMKAAAVRALADLAKEPVPQAVLDAYGLESLSFGPQYIIPKPTDERLFGALSMAVAQAAIDTGVARLPLPAHYPLTTVDALLK; encoded by the coding sequence ATGTCTGAAGATCTAAAAAAAGCGGCGCTGGATTACCATGAATTCCCTCGTCCAGGTAAAATTAGTGTTGAGCTGTCAACTCCAGCTGCCACTGCGCGTGATCTTTCTCTTGCCTACAGCCCGGGTGTTGCCGAGCCAGTGCGTGAAATAGCTAAAGATCCTGATAATGCTTATCGCTACACAGCGAAAGGCAACCTGGTAGCCGTGATCTCAAACGGTTCTGCGATTCTGGGGTTAGGTGATCTAGGGCCTTTGGCTTCTAAGCCTGTAATGGAAGGTAAATCACTTCTGTTTAAAAAGTTTGCCGGTATTGATTCAATTGATATCGAAGTGGACGCTGAAAGCCCGCAGGCTTTCATTGATACGGTTGCACGTATTGCTGAAACATTTGGTGGCATTAACTTGGAAGATATCAAGGCGCCTGAATGCTTCGAAATTGAGCGTGCTCTGATTGAGCGTTGTAATATCCCTGTTTTCCATGATGACCAGCACGGTACAGCAATTGTTACCGCGGCAGGTATGATTAATGCGCTAGAAGTAGCTGGCAAAAAGCTTGAAGAAGCGACTATTGTTACGCTAGGTGCTGGTGCAGCGGCAGTTGCTTGTATGAAGCTGTTGCTGAATATGGGTGCTAAAGTTGAAAATATTTTCATGTTAGACCGTAAGGGTGTTATTCACTCTGGACGTGAAGATCTTTCAACTGAGAAAGCTATCTTTGCAACGGAAACTGATAAGCGTACTTTGGATGATGCCATTGATGGTGCCGACGTATTTGTTGGTTTGTCTGGGCCGAACTTGTTGTCTGCCGATCAGCTGAAAAAGATGGCGGCTTCTCCGGTCGTGTTTGCTTGTGCAAACCCTGATCCAGAAATTCATCCAGATCTTGCTCACTCAACGCGAGATGATGTCATTATGGCAACAGGCCGTTCTGACTTCCCTAATCAGGTAAATAACGTACTTGGCTTCCCATTCATCTTCCGTGGTGCATTGGATGTGCGTGCTTCAGCGATTAATGAAGAAATGAAAGCTGCAGCTGTTCGTGCATTAGCTGATTTGGCTAAAGAGCCTGTGCCGCAAGCCGTCTTGGACGCTTACGGACTAGAGTCTCTGTCTTTTGGTCCGCAATACATTATTCCTAAGCCAACTGATGAGCGTTTGTTTGGTGCGTTGTCTATGGCTGTTGCACAAGCCGCAATCGACACGGGTGTGGCTCGTTTGCCATTACCAGCTCATTATCCGCTTACAACGGTGGATGCGTTACTAAAATAA
- the rpmE gene encoding 50S ribosomal protein L31 — protein sequence MRADIHPNYGSISISCSCGNTMDIKSTASESMHVDVCSQCHPFFTGKQKDATTGGRIDRFNKRFGAVGTKKDA from the coding sequence ATGAGAGCGGACATTCATCCGAATTACGGTAGCATTTCTATTTCTTGTTCATGTGGCAATACTATGGACATTAAATCTACAGCAAGCGAAAGCATGCACGTTGACGTATGCAGCCAGTGCCACCCATTCTTTACTGGTAAGCAAAAAGACGCTACTACAGGTGGTCGTATTGATCGCTTCAACAAGCGTTTCGGTGCTGTTGGTACTAAGAAAGACGCATAA
- a CDS encoding HAMP domain-containing methyl-accepting chemotaxis protein, translated as MNIVKKIILGFSILAITILVVGIGGITGINKINQQLQVVSEDSIPKLVGSYQQILSLNNANQALLQFLNSGAEDFQTHIDSFDQSYEQFHQEIEQLQAQTSEGSPINTALVDAKTSAEQYHEAAKILKRLHAEGILIDTSMVSEGQLFQSQIDSLARWGQRYISSGRASPTAISEYQGLNKVINNIRLNIRIYEKTGDLGNLKKSMGELKGKMLSSYKSFLQQDPKASRIEGVITGLADALKEDTGLLGAYINKNNNQHKRNETLAIAKTHQDTAEASLNNVLSIGLANTQAAQATAASAIITSKSLIIGLSIIGLLIAGLVGWIILLTIRKPLAKIQHQLGELSQGNLTVEFDQRRKDEFGLLSADLNTVTNSLRDILKQMLKNSQELSQVASENERISLSTTKSMDQQSAQLEQTSAAATELEHSVEEVSQHSDATLESVQKCDDLGRDAHKKMEQTHNSITSQSQVIQSAMNASTELAADGKKIDSILETINTIAEQTNLLALNAAIEAARAGDHGRGFAVVADEVRQLASRTQNSTVEIQSMVSNMQHRISSVVTSMQDSHDQAARCVDYARSSNDALQAMQAAIHSIRQMNTQIAAASTEQTHAVQEVSRTLVAINAASTETAKGANHASESSSGLLRIAEAQRALIQRFRT; from the coding sequence ATGAACATAGTTAAAAAAATAATACTAGGCTTTAGCATATTGGCCATTACCATTCTTGTGGTGGGTATTGGAGGCATAACGGGGATTAATAAAATCAACCAACAGCTCCAAGTTGTCTCGGAAGATTCAATCCCTAAGCTCGTGGGCAGTTACCAGCAAATACTATCACTTAATAACGCGAACCAAGCCCTGCTACAGTTTCTCAACAGCGGGGCTGAAGATTTCCAAACACACATCGACAGCTTTGATCAAAGCTACGAGCAGTTCCATCAAGAAATAGAGCAGCTGCAGGCGCAAACCTCAGAAGGCTCACCGATCAACACGGCATTAGTCGATGCCAAAACTTCCGCAGAGCAATACCATGAAGCGGCTAAAATACTAAAACGGTTACATGCTGAAGGCATTTTAATCGATACCTCTATGGTGAGCGAAGGCCAATTATTCCAATCTCAAATTGACTCATTAGCTCGCTGGGGACAACGCTATATCAGCTCAGGACGAGCATCGCCCACCGCCATTTCTGAGTACCAAGGGCTTAATAAGGTAATTAATAACATTCGCCTGAATATTCGTATTTACGAAAAAACTGGCGACCTTGGTAACCTCAAAAAATCCATGGGTGAGCTAAAAGGAAAAATGTTATCAAGCTATAAAAGCTTCCTGCAACAGGACCCCAAAGCTTCCCGTATAGAGGGGGTTATTACTGGGCTCGCTGACGCACTCAAGGAAGATACGGGCCTGTTAGGCGCTTATATCAATAAAAACAATAATCAACACAAGCGCAACGAAACATTAGCAATCGCCAAAACACATCAAGACACAGCAGAGGCATCGCTCAACAACGTTCTTTCTATCGGCTTAGCCAATACACAAGCAGCACAAGCTACCGCTGCCAGCGCAATCATTACTAGCAAATCGTTGATTATTGGCTTGAGCATCATTGGTTTGCTCATTGCCGGTTTGGTGGGCTGGATTATTTTGTTAACCATCCGCAAACCACTCGCTAAAATCCAGCATCAATTGGGCGAACTAAGCCAAGGCAACCTGACGGTGGAGTTTGATCAACGTCGTAAAGATGAGTTTGGATTACTATCGGCCGACTTAAATACCGTGACGAATAGTTTGAGAGATATCCTCAAGCAAATGCTAAAAAATTCACAAGAACTATCGCAAGTTGCGTCTGAAAATGAGCGCATCAGTTTATCCACGACCAAGTCGATGGATCAACAGAGCGCGCAACTCGAACAGACTTCAGCGGCCGCTACCGAATTAGAGCATTCAGTCGAGGAGGTTTCTCAGCACTCCGACGCCACGCTAGAAAGTGTTCAAAAGTGCGATGACCTCGGCCGCGACGCCCACAAGAAGATGGAACAAACGCACAACAGCATTACATCTCAATCGCAAGTTATCCAATCTGCAATGAATGCGTCAACCGAGTTGGCGGCAGATGGCAAGAAGATTGATAGCATTCTCGAAACGATTAACACCATCGCCGAGCAAACCAACTTATTAGCACTCAACGCCGCTATTGAAGCGGCACGCGCAGGAGATCACGGACGTGGGTTTGCCGTTGTAGCCGACGAGGTACGCCAACTAGCGAGCCGCACGCAAAATTCTACCGTAGAAATCCAGTCCATGGTCAGTAACATGCAGCACCGCATTAGTAGTGTTGTTACCAGCATGCAAGACAGCCATGATCAAGCCGCACGCTGTGTGGACTACGCGCGCTCATCTAATGATGCCTTGCAGGCCATGCAAGCCGCTATCCACAGTATTCGCCAAATGAATACACAGATAGCAGCGGCGTCTACCGAACAAACGCATGCAGTACAGGAAGTAAGCCGTACATTGGTTGCTATTAATGCGGCATCGACAGAAACAGCCAAAGGCGCCAACCACGCTTCCGAGAGCAGCTCTGGACTACTTCGTATCGCCGAAGCGCAACGCGCATTAATCCAACGCTTTAGAACCTAA
- a CDS encoding primosomal protein N', giving the protein MNKLLRVAIPSPLRRLFDYLPPCGSETSTESVTLDSSHAYSTNSGIGRRVKVPFGRRELIGVVLDEVTETDVPRNKLKPINEFIDDEPLLPSYMLELVLWAADYYQHPVGDAVLHALPALLRKGSSTDSAHHYVWQITPHANIEQLAKNASKLRNSFQIIADHPAGISREAFRAEGGDSQALKALFNKGLIREQLQESTPPVSNPLKEAPLTLNPEQALVVKHLQNAPHFSPILLDGITGSGKTEVYLQAITNVLNAGQQALVLVPEIGLTPQTVQRFKQRFNVPIRILHSNLTDKQRLEAWLDARDGRAKIIIGTRSAIFTPLQNPGIIIIDEEHDGSFKQQEGFRYSARDLSVVRAHAENIPVILGSATPSLETLHNCQSGRYRHFTLRQRAGNAKAPEFKLLDIRGARLHNGLSDVLIEHIKAHIEQGTQVLVFINRRGFAPSLSCHDCGWIAECRRCDARMTLHYNPAHLHCHHCDSQRPIPARCDQCGSDAIKPQGAGTERTEQTLQSLFPNTSVLRIDRDSTSRKGSLDKLMEQVHSGEPCILVGTQMLAKGHHFPRVTLVAILDADGGLFSTDFRGMERTAQLITQVAGRAGRADHPGTVFLQTLHADHPLLTNLALAGYEAFAAAELTLRKQYQLAPFRFIAIVRAESQKPGTAESFLQSLREAIAPSFGGIDWQGPFPSPMEKKAGVFRSQLLLSCPSRIHLQNCLSHLCLVSDEHPSHSKVRWSVDVDPYDLY; this is encoded by the coding sequence ATGAATAAACTGCTGCGCGTTGCAATCCCTTCGCCCTTACGAAGGCTCTTTGATTATTTACCTCCTTGCGGCTCCGAAACGAGCACGGAGAGTGTGACTTTAGACAGCAGTCACGCCTATTCTACAAATTCAGGCATTGGCAGACGTGTAAAAGTTCCTTTTGGGCGCCGAGAATTAATAGGTGTTGTATTAGATGAAGTCACTGAAACTGACGTCCCACGCAATAAACTAAAACCCATCAACGAATTTATTGATGATGAGCCTTTACTCCCAAGCTACATGCTGGAGCTTGTTCTATGGGCTGCTGACTACTACCAACACCCCGTTGGCGATGCGGTTTTACACGCCCTCCCCGCTTTACTCCGCAAAGGAAGCTCGACTGATAGCGCTCATCATTATGTTTGGCAAATCACGCCTCATGCCAATATTGAACAACTCGCTAAAAACGCTAGCAAACTTCGTAATAGCTTCCAAATTATTGCGGATCATCCTGCTGGTATCAGTCGTGAAGCGTTTCGGGCAGAAGGAGGCGACAGCCAAGCACTGAAAGCATTATTTAATAAAGGCCTGATCAGAGAGCAACTGCAAGAAAGCACACCGCCCGTATCCAACCCTCTCAAGGAAGCGCCTCTAACACTCAATCCTGAACAAGCACTCGTGGTAAAACACTTACAAAACGCCCCTCACTTCAGCCCAATTCTGCTGGACGGCATCACTGGCTCAGGTAAAACCGAGGTCTATTTACAAGCCATTACTAACGTTCTCAATGCTGGACAACAAGCCCTTGTGCTCGTACCAGAAATAGGACTAACACCCCAAACAGTACAACGATTCAAACAGCGATTTAATGTCCCTATCCGTATTTTGCACTCAAACTTAACCGACAAACAGCGTCTAGAAGCCTGGTTAGATGCGCGTGATGGTCGGGCTAAAATTATTATTGGGACACGCTCAGCAATATTTACCCCTTTGCAGAACCCCGGCATTATTATCATTGACGAAGAGCACGACGGCTCTTTCAAACAGCAAGAAGGCTTTCGTTATTCAGCCAGAGATTTATCAGTAGTGCGCGCGCATGCTGAAAACATCCCGGTAATTTTAGGGAGCGCTACCCCATCGTTAGAGACTCTGCACAACTGCCAATCAGGCCGCTATCGTCACTTTACCTTGCGCCAACGTGCTGGTAACGCCAAAGCGCCTGAGTTTAAGCTACTAGATATTCGCGGCGCTCGGCTCCACAACGGTCTTAGTGATGTGTTAATAGAGCACATAAAAGCTCATATAGAGCAAGGCACGCAGGTACTGGTCTTCATTAACCGGCGTGGTTTTGCGCCCAGTTTAAGCTGCCATGATTGTGGATGGATTGCCGAGTGTCGCCGCTGCGATGCCCGTATGACCCTGCATTACAACCCAGCTCACTTACACTGCCACCATTGCGACAGCCAACGCCCCATTCCCGCCCGTTGCGACCAATGTGGTAGCGATGCAATAAAACCACAAGGGGCCGGTACAGAGCGCACCGAACAAACACTCCAAAGCCTCTTTCCTAACACCTCAGTATTGCGCATTGATCGTGATAGTACTTCACGAAAAGGCTCACTTGATAAGCTGATGGAGCAAGTTCACAGCGGGGAGCCATGCATATTAGTAGGCACTCAAATGCTAGCAAAGGGGCACCATTTCCCCAGAGTCACTCTGGTCGCTATATTAGATGCAGACGGTGGTTTATTTAGTACCGACTTTAGAGGCATGGAACGAACCGCCCAACTCATAACCCAAGTAGCTGGGCGTGCTGGGCGCGCGGACCATCCTGGCACTGTATTTTTACAAACGCTGCACGCAGATCATCCACTGCTCACCAATCTAGCCCTTGCAGGCTACGAAGCGTTTGCGGCTGCTGAATTAACGCTTCGCAAACAGTATCAGCTTGCGCCCTTTCGCTTTATCGCCATTGTACGCGCTGAATCCCAAAAACCAGGCACTGCAGAAAGCTTTTTACAATCCTTACGGGAAGCTATAGCGCCCTCATTTGGGGGTATTGATTGGCAAGGCCCTTTCCCATCACCTATGGAGAAGAAAGCGGGCGTATTTCGCTCCCAACTGCTCTTAAGCTGCCCGTCCCGAATTCACCTGCAAAACTGCTTATCTCATCTATGCTTAGTAAGCGATGAGCACCCAAGCCATTCTAAAGTACGCTGGTCCGTTGATGTTGACCCATATGACCTTTATTAA
- the argS gene encoding arginine--tRNA ligase produces the protein MKQQIADLISVALDTLIKNGVLADDIQPNIMVENTRDKAHGDFASNIALTLAKPARRNPRELAQQLIDALPASDSLVKTEIAGPGFINFFVSQASTAAVINTILEQKAEFGRGLAKQDERVQVEFVSANPTGPLHVGHGRGAAYGASVADLLEAAGVPVEREYYVNDAGRQMNILGTSVWLRYLEKQGEAVTFPSNGYKGEYIFDIAQSIIDSDGDKYVHAISTVMADIPADEPQGGDKETHIDALIERAQALLGEQGYAVFFDAALNSILSDIRDDLADFGVTYQEWFSERSLAVHGDVDSALETLDKNGYLFEEDGNLWFRSTEFGDDKDRVVRRANGQTTYFASDIAYLKNKFERGFDKVLYIWGSDHHGYIARMKAACEALGYNPDRLLVRLVQFAILYRGTERVQMSTRSGSFVTLRELREEVGKDACRFFYVARKADQHMDFDLELAKSSSKDNPVYYIQYAHARVCSVMRKLEEAGWSWDKEAGLEHLAKLDTESEKDLIVKLSKYPEVLTNAAVNYEPHALANYLRELANDFHAYYNANKMLIDDADMRNARVTLSEATRQVINNGLTLLGVSAPEQM, from the coding sequence ATGAAACAGCAGATTGCAGATCTGATCAGCGTCGCCTTAGACACTTTGATCAAGAACGGCGTATTAGCCGACGATATCCAGCCTAACATCATGGTTGAAAACACACGCGACAAAGCTCACGGTGATTTTGCCAGCAACATCGCACTGACTTTAGCAAAACCGGCACGACGAAACCCGCGTGAGCTAGCTCAACAGCTAATTGATGCCTTACCCGCTTCGGACAGCCTTGTAAAAACAGAAATTGCAGGGCCAGGCTTTATTAACTTTTTCGTAAGCCAAGCCTCAACAGCCGCCGTCATCAATACCATTTTAGAGCAAAAAGCGGAATTTGGTCGCGGCCTTGCTAAGCAGGATGAGCGCGTTCAGGTAGAGTTCGTATCCGCCAACCCAACCGGTCCCCTCCATGTGGGTCACGGGCGCGGAGCCGCTTATGGGGCGTCAGTAGCTGATTTACTTGAAGCCGCCGGGGTCCCGGTAGAGCGAGAGTACTATGTGAATGATGCGGGTCGCCAAATGAATATTCTAGGGACCAGTGTCTGGTTGCGTTACTTAGAAAAACAAGGCGAAGCCGTAACCTTTCCAAGCAATGGTTATAAAGGCGAATATATTTTCGATATTGCGCAAAGCATCATTGATAGCGATGGTGATAAGTACGTACATGCGATCTCCACTGTCATGGCTGACATACCGGCGGATGAGCCCCAAGGTGGCGACAAAGAAACACATATAGACGCGCTTATCGAACGCGCACAAGCACTGCTTGGAGAGCAGGGTTATGCCGTATTTTTTGATGCCGCATTAAACTCTATCCTCAGTGATATTCGCGATGACCTCGCCGACTTTGGCGTCACCTATCAAGAGTGGTTTTCAGAACGCAGCTTAGCTGTGCACGGCGATGTTGATAGCGCCTTAGAAACACTTGATAAGAATGGCTACTTGTTCGAAGAAGATGGCAACCTTTGGTTCCGCTCTACTGAGTTTGGTGATGACAAAGACCGTGTTGTTCGTCGCGCCAACGGGCAAACCACTTACTTCGCATCAGATATTGCCTATCTTAAAAACAAATTTGAGCGAGGCTTCGACAAAGTCCTTTATATTTGGGGATCAGACCATCACGGCTATATTGCCCGCATGAAAGCCGCTTGCGAAGCGCTTGGTTATAACCCAGATCGTTTGCTAGTACGCCTAGTGCAATTTGCCATTTTATACCGCGGCACAGAGCGCGTTCAGATGTCGACGCGCTCTGGCTCCTTTGTGACCTTACGCGAGCTTCGTGAAGAAGTGGGTAAAGATGCTTGTCGCTTCTTCTATGTGGCTCGTAAAGCTGACCAGCATATGGACTTTGATCTAGAGCTGGCTAAATCGTCATCTAAAGACAACCCTGTGTATTACATCCAGTACGCTCACGCGCGTGTATGCTCTGTCATGCGCAAACTCGAAGAAGCAGGCTGGAGCTGGGACAAAGAAGCAGGTTTGGAGCACTTAGCCAAATTGGATACCGAGTCCGAAAAAGACTTAATTGTTAAATTATCCAAGTACCCTGAAGTCTTAACTAATGCCGCCGTTAACTATGAACCACATGCGCTGGCTAACTACCTACGTGAACTAGCCAATGATTTCCATGCTTACTATAACGCTAACAAAATGCTGATTGATGATGCAGATATGCGTAACGCACGTGTCACACTGAGCGAAGCCACCCGTCAGGTTATCAATAATGGCCTTACGTTATTAGGTGTTAGCGCCCCTGAGCAGATGTAA
- a CDS encoding penicillin-binding protein 1A, translated as MRVLTWFCRITIIFIVLGSIIGGIAAFALYQHFVPQLPDVETLRDTKFQTPLKVLSSDGKLIAEFGEKKRIPVTYEQIPERFVQALQAAEDSRFFEHSGIDIKGLTRAAVQLVSTGRIQSGGSTITMQVAKNFFLSRDRTFERKFNEILLALKIERSLSKPEIFELYVNKIYLGHRSYGIQSAANVYYGKNIDELNLAQLAMIAGLPKAPSAYNPITNPSRALERRNWILGRMKELAFISESEYEEAANSPVTAKYHTTEIELYAPYIAEMVRGELYEQYGEDLYTDGFTVHTTIDSQKQIFANRAVRDGLLSYVKRHGYRGPEKNHNITDLSNAEITQLLKDELMYTDLEPAIVVAIEDKTTKAIKKDGEEITIEWDGLKWAKPFKSVNAYGYDPKKPEDVVALGDVIRVLYVEDHWELSQVPKVQGAMVAMKPQTGAIEALVGGFSFAYNNFNRATQAYRQPGSNFKPFIYAAALENGYTPASVINDAPIVLDSTNMDNSWRPENSGRSFAGPTRLRVGLYRSRNLVSIRLLRALGIGTAIEYLGRFGFDTTKLPHNLSLSLGSADVTPLELITGYAAFANGGYKVTPNFIKKIEDGYGNTVFEANYPIVCSDCSDEQTTKAPRIMDSRANYLLYTILQDVIRRGTATAARVLKRNDLAGKTGTTNDQKDAWFTGYNRELVATAWVGYDQPSTLGKREYGGTAALPLWINFMRDALKDTPEAPVLKPGGIIQLRIDAATGMRASAGSGNTIYEYFSSDKTPGYGASAGYSGGKSTEDIF; from the coding sequence ATGCGCGTTCTAACATGGTTTTGCCGTATTACCATCATTTTCATTGTACTTGGATCCATTATCGGAGGTATTGCTGCTTTTGCGCTATACCAACATTTTGTACCGCAATTGCCAGATGTCGAGACTCTGCGTGATACAAAATTCCAAACACCACTAAAAGTACTTTCAAGTGATGGCAAACTCATCGCCGAATTCGGCGAAAAGAAGCGTATCCCCGTTACTTACGAACAAATCCCTGAGCGCTTTGTTCAAGCACTACAGGCAGCAGAAGATAGCCGATTCTTCGAGCACAGTGGCATCGATATAAAGGGGCTAACGCGCGCTGCTGTCCAGCTTGTTTCTACCGGCCGCATACAAAGTGGTGGATCAACCATCACAATGCAAGTAGCCAAAAACTTCTTTCTTTCTCGCGATCGAACATTCGAGCGGAAATTTAATGAGATATTATTAGCGTTGAAAATTGAACGTTCCCTTAGCAAACCGGAAATTTTCGAACTTTATGTTAATAAAATCTATTTAGGCCACCGCTCCTATGGTATCCAATCAGCGGCCAATGTTTATTACGGTAAAAACATTGATGAACTAAATTTAGCACAATTAGCCATGATTGCTGGCTTACCTAAAGCTCCATCTGCCTACAACCCGATTACTAACCCTAGCCGAGCTTTAGAAAGACGCAACTGGATTTTAGGACGCATGAAAGAGCTAGCCTTCATTTCTGAAAGCGAATACGAAGAAGCCGCCAACTCTCCTGTGACCGCCAAGTACCATACGACAGAAATAGAATTATATGCACCCTACATAGCAGAAATGGTCAGGGGTGAGCTATACGAGCAGTATGGTGAAGACTTATACACAGATGGGTTCACCGTTCATACTACCATTGACAGCCAGAAGCAGATTTTTGCTAACCGAGCTGTTCGTGACGGCTTATTAAGCTACGTTAAACGCCACGGTTATCGAGGCCCAGAAAAGAACCACAACATTACTGACCTTTCAAACGCTGAAATCACCCAGCTTTTAAAAGATGAATTGATGTACACGGATCTTGAGCCGGCCATTGTGGTGGCCATCGAAGACAAAACAACCAAAGCCATCAAGAAAGACGGCGAAGAGATCACCATTGAATGGGATGGCCTAAAGTGGGCCAAGCCATTCAAAAGTGTGAATGCCTACGGCTATGACCCCAAAAAGCCTGAAGACGTTGTCGCACTCGGCGACGTTATCCGTGTTTTATACGTAGAAGACCACTGGGAGCTAAGCCAAGTGCCCAAGGTACAAGGTGCCATGGTAGCCATGAAACCGCAAACAGGTGCCATTGAAGCCCTTGTAGGTGGTTTTAGTTTTGCTTACAACAACTTCAACCGAGCCACGCAGGCTTATCGCCAGCCAGGATCTAACTTTAAACCCTTTATTTATGCTGCTGCGCTCGAAAACGGCTACACACCTGCATCCGTCATCAATGATGCTCCCATCGTCCTAGATAGCACTAACATGGACAATTCTTGGAGACCCGAAAACTCAGGACGCAGCTTTGCTGGGCCCACACGCTTGCGTGTTGGCCTCTACCGTTCCCGCAATTTAGTATCTATTCGACTACTTCGCGCACTTGGCATAGGAACAGCGATCGAATACCTAGGCCGATTCGGGTTTGATACCACTAAGCTCCCACATAACCTTTCTCTGTCGCTAGGAAGCGCAGATGTCACACCATTAGAGCTAATTACGGGCTACGCCGCTTTTGCTAACGGAGGCTACAAAGTCACGCCTAACTTTATTAAAAAAATAGAGGATGGTTACGGTAACACTGTCTTTGAAGCGAATTACCCGATTGTTTGTTCAGACTGTTCCGACGAGCAAACCACCAAAGCACCACGAATTATGGACAGCCGTGCTAACTATCTGCTTTATACTATTTTGCAGGATGTTATTCGACGCGGCACAGCAACCGCAGCCCGTGTACTGAAGCGAAACGACCTAGCAGGAAAAACAGGCACCACCAACGACCAAAAAGATGCTTGGTTTACAGGTTACAACCGCGAATTAGTGGCGACAGCTTGGGTGGGCTACGATCAACCTAGCACGCTAGGTAAACGTGAATACGGTGGCACGGCTGCATTACCGCTATGGATCAACTTCATGCGTGATGCCCTTAAAGACACCCCTGAAGCGCCCGTGCTCAAGCCTGGTGGCATCATACAACTGCGCATCGACGCCGCCACAGGCATGAGAGCATCGGCGGGTTCGGGCAATACCATTTATGAATACTTTAGCTCTGACAAAACACCGGGATATGGTGCTAGCGCAGGCTACAGCGGTGGAAAATCTACCGAAGACATTTTCTAA
- a CDS encoding thermonuclease family protein: MSAFFVSVVVLPAKASALGCGPVLANKLVEVSYVYDGDTVKIAQRQKVRLAGINTPELDSTNLVISEVAAQATVFTRHWIDQNAPVYLQVAQDAKDNYGRTLGYLVSGNGEDLGEALIKKGLAYAVTVAPNDEKQQCYARAETLARKARVGVWSSKSVVSRALNIKSAGFQLITGKITRVFHFKTADAVVIDDSIVLMIKPKPSMPLRIGRSLEVRGWVNKKRFRYDDFTALYVLHLNNIANIKVL, encoded by the coding sequence ATGAGTGCCTTTTTTGTGTCTGTAGTCGTACTGCCCGCAAAGGCGAGTGCTTTGGGGTGTGGGCCCGTACTGGCAAATAAGTTGGTTGAGGTCTCTTATGTATACGATGGCGATACTGTCAAAATAGCCCAACGGCAAAAAGTAAGGCTGGCAGGTATTAATACGCCTGAATTGGATAGCACTAATCTCGTTATATCAGAGGTTGCGGCGCAAGCAACCGTTTTTACCCGCCACTGGATTGATCAAAACGCACCTGTATATTTACAAGTGGCTCAAGACGCAAAAGACAATTACGGGCGGACTTTGGGGTATCTTGTATCAGGCAATGGTGAAGACCTAGGCGAGGCGTTAATCAAGAAAGGGTTAGCTTATGCGGTGACCGTCGCCCCGAATGATGAAAAGCAGCAATGTTATGCTCGTGCTGAAACGCTCGCGAGAAAGGCCCGCGTGGGAGTTTGGTCAAGTAAGTCGGTTGTGTCGCGTGCCTTAAATATCAAGTCAGCCGGATTTCAATTAATCACAGGAAAAATAACACGCGTTTTTCATTTTAAAACGGCTGATGCGGTCGTCATTGATGATTCTATTGTTCTGATGATAAAGCCCAAACCTTCGATGCCTTTGCGTATAGGTCGGTCGTTAGAAGTGCGAGGCTGGGTAAATAAGAAACGCTTTCGTTACGACGATTTTACTGCTTTATATGTACTTCATTTGAATAATATAGCCAACATCAAAGTCTTATAG